In Acipenser ruthenus chromosome 16, fAciRut3.2 maternal haplotype, whole genome shotgun sequence, the following proteins share a genomic window:
- the LOC131697750 gene encoding uncharacterized protein LOC131697750 has product MALISEGIADCIDGATAMITGEFSWESWATSKAISISVSLIGIGIGKLINNGFKGVKGATKTFVKDLKVLPKMFKQAGSGFTTVMKVNLNQAWKYAGKELVQQLVMYEIGKGEEVILNKILEAIKTKVKINTQETVKKKLQREPLKSAVDRLVLSQLTDPKELKLILDPRKPLGGSVNNVFGMFFRTILEEYYRSIGWQKQLCGSLMDVINKAKAEVQGGKVALLNIIKTCYLGALGVHATYAATNLLDDFVSKLSANINSFMDEKKMQSLNACDLSEEDKLHLKQFRETLADSISEELGTLLVQTFHQKFSGHLVKEAQSKINQYASSFISNKLNTSRTVEKLKAGSASLYITHMAPTTASKKMDPVDQANLDKYIEKIKQSSTAGSVLDLKILSEKTGTKVIVSEEDKKGKLQTKHVLEPSSSSVHSTIHLVYRTASKDYPEGHYNVCINNRIYPVRSEGNSCMYHAFAQALHPEAQDSELTQKATALRELEAKTLQDGDFQLNSFLKKEILIDSTRGGDYFMSIGSISVSAQLAKLSSEKGKEKLKELLDKTGSIAHYTENQEVVKGDGAILNANHQPPLSSLLNACDQNQTSPLAKAMLQVGVGDKYTSEMTVNELKTVVKNRSGPGLPSVIVPYDLHCELLTSGNSHVAKEYRAMITEAIKANDIVRRPPPKQPFRCQDCPG; this is encoded by the coding sequence ATGGCACTGATTAGTGAGGGTATAGCTGACTGCATTGATGGAGCGACAGCTATGATCACAGGAGAATTCAGTTGGGAGTCTTGGGCCACTTCCAAAGCAATCTCTATTAGTGTGTCATTGATTGGCATTGGAATTGGTAAACTCATAAACAATGGTTTTAAAGGTGTTAAAGGAGCAACAAAGACCTTTGTGAAAGATTTGAAGGTCTTACCCAAAATGTTTAAACAAGCAGGAAGTGGATTTACTACAGTTATGAAGGTAAACCTGAATCAGGCTTGGAAATATGCAGGTAAAGAGCTGGTACAGCAACTCGTTATGTACGAAATAGGAAAAGGTGAAGAGGTAATTCTGAATAAGATTCTTGAAGCAATCAAGACAaaggttaaaataaacacacaagaaACTGTGAAGAAAAAACTACAAAGGGAGCCGCTGAAATCTGCAGTTGATCGTTTAGTTCTGTCTCAGTTGACGGATCCAAAAGAACTGAAGCTGATCCTAGACCCTAGGAAGCCGCTTGGTGGATCTGTGAATAACGTATTTGGTATGTTTTTCAGAACAATACTGGAAGAGTACTACAGAAGTATTGGGTGGCAGAAGCAGCTGTGTGGCTCTCTAATGGATGTAATTAACAAAGCCAAAGCAGAGGTCCAGGGTGGGAAAGTGGCCCTTCTAAACATTATTAAAACTTGTTATTTAGGTGCACTTGGTGTCCATGCAACTTATGCTGCAACCAACCTTCTCGATGACTTTGTCTCTAAACTAAGTGCCAATATAAATTCATTCATGgatgaaaagaaaatgcaatcATTGAATGCATGTGATCTTTCTGAAGAagataaacttcatttaaaacagtttagGGAAACCCTTGCTGATTCCATTTCTGAAGAGCTTGGAACTCTCTTAGTTCAAACTTTCCATCAGAAGTTTTCAGGGCACCTTGTGAAAGAAGCTCAGTcgaaaataaatcaatatgcaAGCAGCTTCATAAGCAACAAGCTGAACACCAGCAGAACTGTAGAAAAGTTAAAGGCCGGATCTGCATCACTCTACATAACACACATGGCACCCACCACTGCATCTAAGAAGATGGACCCAGTTGATCAGGCTAATTTGGACAAATACATTGAAAAGATTAAACAGTCAAGTACAGCAGGCTCTGTACTGGATTTAAAAATCTTATCAGAAAAAACAGGCACAAAGGTAATAGTTTCTGAAGAGGACAAGAAAGGGAAACTGCAGACAAAGCATGTTTTAGAACCAAGCTCGAGCAGTGTACACAGTACAATACATCTAGTCTACCGGACAGCCAGCAAAGACTACCCTGAAGGCCATTACAATGTTTGTATAAATAATAGAATCTATCCAGTCAGGAGCGAAGGGAACAGCTGCATGTATCACGCCTTCGCACAAGCATTGCACCCTGAAGCACAGGACTCCGAACTCACGCAGAAGGCAACAGCTCTTAGAGAATTAGAAGCAAAAACGCTCCAGGATGGAGACTTTCAGTTGAACAGTTTCTTGAAGAAAGAAATATTGATTGACAGTACTAGGGGAGGGGATTACTTCATGTCTATTGGATCTATAAGTGTATCAGCGCAGTTAGCTAAATTGAGTAGCGAAAAGGGCAAAGAAAAATTGAAAGAACTGCTAGATAAAACAGGAAGTATAGCCCATTACACAGAAAATCAAGAAGTTGTGAAAGGTGATGGAGCTATTTTAAATGCAAATCACCAGCCTCCTTTATCCAGCTTACTCAATGCCTGTGATCAAAATCAAACTAGTCCGCTGGCTAAAGCTATGCTGCAGGTGGGCGTTGGAGACAAGTACACAAGTGAAATGACGGTTAATGAACTAAAAACTGTGGTGAAAAACAGAAGTGGCCCTGGATTGCCGTCTGTGATAGTGCCGTATGATTTGCACTGCGAATTACTCACAAGTGGCAATTCACATGTTGCCAAAGAATATCGTGCCATGATAACGGAAGCCATAAAAGCAAATGACAttgtcaggagaccaccccccaagcagcctttccgctgccaggactgccccggctga